Below is a window of Wenzhouxiangella sp. XN201 DNA.
GCGGGCGCATTACCAAGGGCGATGTGCTCAGCCACATGGCCGGCGGTGCCACCGGCCCACGCCCGGAAGAGCGCGTAAAGATGTCGCGCCTGCGTTCACGCATCGCCGAGCGCATGAAGGAAGCACAGAACACCGCCGCAATCCTGACCTCCTTCAACGAAGTCGATCTCAAGGCGGTGATGGACATCCGCAGCCGCTACAAGGAAGACTTCCAGAAGCGACACGGCATCAAGCTCGGTTTCATGTCCTTCTTCGTGAAGGCCGCCTGCGAGGCCCTGCAGAAACACCCGGTGGTCAACGCCTCGGTCGACGACAACGAAATCATCTACCACGGCTACCAGGACATCGGCATTGCCGTATCCACCGACCGAGGCCTGCTGGTGCCGGTGATCAGGGACGCCCACCGCATGGGCCTGGCCGAGATCGAGTTGAGTATCGCCGACTACGCCGAGAAAGCCAGGAAGGGCACGATCCAGCTCGACGACCTGCAGGGCGGAACCTTCACCATTACCAACGGCGGCGTATTCGGTTCGCTGCTGTCGACGCCGCTTCTGAACATGCCGCAGTCTGCGATCCTGGGCATGCACACGATCAAGGAACGTCCGGTGGCCATCGACGGTGAAATCGTCATCCGGCCGATGATGTACATCGCCCTGTCCTACGACCACCGCATCATCGACGGCAAGGACGCCGTCCAGTTCCTGGTGGCAATCAAGGAAGCGCTCGAAGACCCGGCCCGTATGCTGCTGGGGCTTTGAGCGACTAGCACCTAAGGAGTTTTTGAAACCGCAGATTACGCTGATTTCCGCAGATTTTTACCATCAGCTCGGCGAAGATGGGCTCCAACGCGTGACAACACCACTGCGTTTCTAGAGCTTCACTTTTTCATTCTTGAATCTGCGTCAATCTGCGAAATCTGCGGTTCCCAAGAAAACCAAATCTCAAGGAAAGAAAAATGGCTGACAAGGAATTCGATCTGATCGTTATCGGCGGCGGACCCGGCGGGTACGTGGCCGCCATTCGCGCCGCGCAGCTCGAGATGAAGGTGCTGCTGGTCGACGATCGGCAAAACGATGACGGCAAGCCCGCCCCGGGCGGTACCTGCCTGAATATCGGCTGCATTCCGTCCAAGGCCCTGCTGGATTCGTCGAAACATTTCGTACACGTGAAGGACGACTACGCCGACCACGGCATCAATGTCGAGAAAGTCAGTATCGACGTCGAGAGAATGCTCAAGCGCAAGGACGGCGTGGTCAAGCAGCTCACCGGCGGCGTCAACCAGCTGCTGAAGGCCAACAAGGTCGAGTTCGTCAATGGCCGTGGCAAGCTGCTGGCCGATCGCGAGGTGGAGCTTTCCCCGCATGAGGGCGATGCCTTCACTGCCAAGGGCAAGCACGTTTTGCTCGCTGCCGGCTCTGTGTCCTTCTCGATCCCGAATGTCGAGATCGACGGCGAAACCATTGTCGACAATGTCGGCGCACTGGAATTTTCCGAAGTGCCCAAGCGCCTGGGCGTGATCGGCGCCGGCGTGATCGGCCTGGAAATGGGCAGTGTGTGGTCACGCCTGGGCAGTGAAGTCATGCTGTTCGAGGCCATGGACGAATTGCTGCCGACCATCGACAAGGACATGTCGCGGCTAGCGGCACGCGAGTTCAAGAAGCAAAAGCTCGACATCCGCCTGGGCGCCAAGGTGTCCGGCGCCGAGATCAAGGACGGCAAGGTGACCGTCACCTTCGAGGATTCTGATGGGGAACACAGCGAGACCTTCGACAAACTGCTGGTGGCCGTCGGCCGCAAGGCGGCCAGCGAGGGCCTGCTGGCCGAGGATTGTGGCGTAAAGCTGACCGACCGCGGCCAGGTCGAGGTCGACGATCACTGTCGCAGCTCGGCCGAGAACGTGTGGGCCGTCGGCGACCTCGTGCGCGGCCCGATGCTCGCCCACAAGGCCTCTGAAGAAGGTATCGCGGTGGTCGAGACCATCGCCGGCGGCCATGGTCACTTCGGCCACGACACCGTGCCCTGGGTGATCTACACCGACCCGGAAATCGCATGGGTCGGCAAGACCGAAAGGCAGCTCAAGGACGAAGGCGTCGAATACCGCGCCGGCAATTTCCCGTTTGCCGCCACCGGCCGCGGCCTGGCCATGGGCGATGCCCCCGGCGCCGTGAAAGTCATCGCCGACGCCGAAAGCGACCGGGTGCTCGGTGTGCAGATCATCGGCCCCAACGCCTCCGAGTTGATCGCCGAATGCGTGGTGACGATGGAGTTCGCCGGCGCAAGCGAGGATCTGGCCCGCATCATCCACGCCCACCCGACCCTGTCGGAGGCCGTGCACGAAGCGGCCCTGGCCGTGGACAAGCGCGCTATTCACAAGGCTAATTGATGACGTTGAGTTCTTGAAACCGCAGATTACGCAGATTGACACAGATTTGATTGGAAGCTTCATATTCCAATCTGCGCAAATCTGCGAAATCTGCGGTTTCATCGAACGCCGCAAGGAAGATCAGTGAGCAGTACTCCCGATAAGTTCCGAGCATTCCGCATCGACGACGACGAGGACGGCTATCGCGCCGAGCTGGTCGAGCAATCGATCGACGCGCAGACCGAGGGCGATGTCGTCATCCGGGTCGCCTACTCCAGCGTCAACTACAAGGACGCGCTGGCCGCCAGCGGCAAGGGCAAGATCCTGCGAAAGTTTCCGCTCAACGGCGGAATCGACGCGGCCGGTACGGTGGTGGCATCCGAGAGCGATGCCTTTTCAGAAGGCGACGAGGTCCTGATCACCGGCAGCGGCCTGTCGGAAACACGCGACGGCGGCTACAGCGAATACCTGCGCGCACCCTCCGACTGGCTGGTGCCGCTTCCGGAAGGCCTCAACCTGCACGAGGCGATGATCCTGGGCACGGCCGGCTTTACCGCCGCCCTGGGCCTGTGGCGAATGGAAGCCAACGGGCAAACGCCCGACATGGGTCCGATTGCGGTAACTGGCGCCTCCGGCGGAGTGGGATCGCTCGCCGTCGACATCTACTCGAAGGCCGGCTATGAGGTCAGCGCAATTTCCGGCAAGGAAGACGAGTTCGAGTGGCTGCATGAGCTGGGCGCATCGCAGTGCATTTCCCGCCACGAGCTCTACTGGCCGGAATCTCCCCTGGCCTCGGCACAGTTCGCCGGCGCCCTCGACAGTGTCGGTGGCGACACCCTCTCCGGACTGACCCGCGTGATCAAGCCCTG
It encodes the following:
- the odhB gene encoding 2-oxoglutarate dehydrogenase complex dihydrolipoyllysine-residue succinyltransferase; translated protein: MSVEVKVPNLPESVSDATVAKWHKKPGDAVERDENLVDLETDKVVLEVPAPADGVLEDISAEEGETVTEGQLLGKMKEGEAPSKSDDEASDDDGDDGESEEKSEKKDADKGDKSGRKKDEADKDDKKSGKSKGSDKDLPPSARRLAAENDLDTSEIEGSGRGGRITKGDVLSHMAGGATGPRPEERVKMSRLRSRIAERMKEAQNTAAILTSFNEVDLKAVMDIRSRYKEDFQKRHGIKLGFMSFFVKAACEALQKHPVVNASVDDNEIIYHGYQDIGIAVSTDRGLLVPVIRDAHRMGLAEIELSIADYAEKARKGTIQLDDLQGGTFTITNGGVFGSLLSTPLLNMPQSAILGMHTIKERPVAIDGEIVIRPMMYIALSYDHRIIDGKDAVQFLVAIKEALEDPARMLLGL
- the lpdA gene encoding dihydrolipoyl dehydrogenase codes for the protein MADKEFDLIVIGGGPGGYVAAIRAAQLEMKVLLVDDRQNDDGKPAPGGTCLNIGCIPSKALLDSSKHFVHVKDDYADHGINVEKVSIDVERMLKRKDGVVKQLTGGVNQLLKANKVEFVNGRGKLLADREVELSPHEGDAFTAKGKHVLLAAGSVSFSIPNVEIDGETIVDNVGALEFSEVPKRLGVIGAGVIGLEMGSVWSRLGSEVMLFEAMDELLPTIDKDMSRLAAREFKKQKLDIRLGAKVSGAEIKDGKVTVTFEDSDGEHSETFDKLLVAVGRKAASEGLLAEDCGVKLTDRGQVEVDDHCRSSAENVWAVGDLVRGPMLAHKASEEGIAVVETIAGGHGHFGHDTVPWVIYTDPEIAWVGKTERQLKDEGVEYRAGNFPFAATGRGLAMGDAPGAVKVIADAESDRVLGVQIIGPNASELIAECVVTMEFAGASEDLARIIHAHPTLSEAVHEAALAVDKRAIHKAN
- a CDS encoding oxidoreductase: MSSTPDKFRAFRIDDDEDGYRAELVEQSIDAQTEGDVVIRVAYSSVNYKDALAASGKGKILRKFPLNGGIDAAGTVVASESDAFSEGDEVLITGSGLSETRDGGYSEYLRAPSDWLVPLPEGLNLHEAMILGTAGFTAALGLWRMEANGQTPDMGPIAVTGASGGVGSLAVDIYSKAGYEVSAISGKEDEFEWLHELGASQCISRHELYWPESPLASAQFAGALDSVGGDTLSGLTRVIKPWGNIAACGMAGGIGLNTTVMPFIIRGIGLLGINSAGCPYPIRKEIWQRLAGDWRPRHLDRIAAEPVDLESLDSAFEKLLAGNGRGRIVVRVGE